The genomic interval TTGCAATGGGGTGGCCCGCGGGGACAGGCTCTTTGGGCCAGGTGGTCGCGCGGGTTTCCTGATTTTCGCGCGAATTCCACCCCGGGCCGCGCGACTTTTCCCGTTTTCGCGCGACTCTCACCCCGGGCCGCGCGACTTTCACCATATTCCCCGCGTTCCTTATTGTGAAACTTCTTTAGGTAATTTTTGGTTTAGTTCATTTAAATATTCCACTAGTGGTCCGCGCAGGTCGTCGCGTGTGAGGGCGATTTCAATTGTTGTCTGGATGAAGCTGAGCCGCTCGCCGACGTCATAACGATTCCCCTCAATCTCTAGGGCGAACACACGCTGATTTTTATTCAATTCCTGAATGGCGTCAGTCAGCTGTATTTCACCACCGGCACCAACTTTTTGTCCTTCCAGAAAGTCAAAAATTTCTGGTGTCAAAATATACCGTCCGATGATCGCCATATTGGATGGTGCGGTTCCTTGTTCAGGTTTCTCCACAAAATTTTTCACCTGGTGTAGCTTATCGGCTGTCCCGGTGGGGTCGATGATTCCGTAACGATGTGTTTCGTCGTCCGGAACACTTTTCACGCCAATAATGGAGGATTTTGTTTTGTCGTGTTCAGCTATCATTTGCTGCAGGCCCGGTGTTTCGCTCTGAATAATATCGTCACCAAGCAAGATGGCAAATGGATCGTCCCCGATAAATTTTCGGGCGCACCAGACGGCATGTCCGAGGCCTTTTGGTTCTTTTTGTCGAATGTAATGAATATCGACATTGGCTGATTTGCGGATCCGCTCGAGCTGTTCAAATTTTTCCTTTTGCATCAGGTTGTCTTCCAGTTCGAGGGAGTGGTCGAAATGGTCTTCAATTGCTCGCTTCCCTTTTCCAGTGACAATGATGATGTCCTCAATGCCCGATTTAATCGCTTCATCAACGATATATTCAATCGTCGGCTTGTCCACAATCGGGAGCATCTCTTTTGGCATCGCCTTTGTCGCGGGTAGAAATCGTGTGCCAAGACCGGCTGCTGGTATAATTGCTTTCTTAATAGGTTGCATAAGTCCCCTCCTCTATTCTTTATTGTATATGAAATTAGTTTCGGATGCATCGATTGATTGTAGCTGGATAGTATCCGTGAGTTTTGCAGGTTACATTATAGCGGACCGATAGTAGGCAGAGCAAATCGGGATGGTATGAATTGTGCGGTCCTTGTCCTGAAAATGAGAGCATGAATGTTTTTCCACGAACATATATATGAATGGGATCTATTGTTAATCGGGAGGCTAGGACATGCAATTTTATTACGGAAACCAGATGCCGCTTCGGGTGCTGGATGAGGCCGAATTTTGGAAGGAAAATGGAGCAGAACATACGGTTGTCATGCGCGAGTTGGTGACAAATTTAGAAGAATCGTTTGCCGAGACGCTGAAACAATGGGAAAATGTGCTGGAGACGACGCATCAGCATGTGAAACGATTTATCGAATCGGTCGTCAGGAGCAACAACCACGTATCTCCCGCGCTTTATAAGCAAGTGCTGGATCTTGTGTCCTTTTGTTTGCAGGAATCTCAAGCATTTATCCAATTTTGCAGGCAGCTAAAACGAGAAAGTGCGGCGATTTCGGGTAACCATACCGCAAAAGTCGTGATTGACCACATTATTGACGAATCTGAATATTTTATCGGCGTCGCACAGACCATTTTGTACGAGCAATACTAATGATAAAGATACCCTCGCCCAGGGTGTCTTTTTTATTGGATAAACTTGGTACGGGGCGGGCGCGTCGCTCGAGTGCGGGCGCGTGTCGCTCGAGTTGAGGGTGCTGTCGCTCGAGTGCGGCGGGCTGTCGCTCGAGTTGGAGGGCGCGTCGCTCGAGTTGGACGGGCTGTCGCTCGAGTGCGGCGGGCTGTCGCTCGAGTTGGCGGGGGCGTCGCTCGAGTGCGGGCGCGTGTCGCTCGAGTGCGGCGGGCTGTCGCTCGAGTTGAGGCCGCTGTCGCTCGAGTGCGGCGCGTTGTCGCTCAAGTTGACTTTGTCGCCTTAATCCTACCTTTGTGTCGCGCTGCTTCCCAAAATCATTTGGACGCTTTATAATGTGATAGGAAGGTGGTGCGGTTATGATGGATCGGGTTCTGATTGCGAGGGTGAGCATGCTTGCTGGTAAGATTATGCTGGAGAGTGGTGCGGAGACGTATCGTGTGGAGGATACGATGAATCGTATTGCGTCTGCATTCGGGCTGGAAAATGTCCAGAGCTATGCGACGCCGACCGGTATACATTTTTCGGTAGATTTTGCAGAGGTAACGAACTTTATCCGTATCCAAAACCGGGCAACGGACTTGCATAAAATTGCGGAAGTTAATAGTATCTCTCGTGATATAACGTCTGCGAAAATTTCAATTAACGAGGCGCTGGTGAAACTGAATGACGTCGATCGGGCGCGGCTGGCGTTTCCGTTTTGGATGCAAATCATTGCGGCGGCGCTTGCAAGCGGAAGTTTTGCCATTATGTTTGGTGGAGACTGGCCCGATCTTTTCCCAGCCACGATTGCAGGTGGGGTGGGATATGCTGCGATGCTTGGTGCGGCAGCTTTGGTTGAAGTCAGTTTCGTTGCACATTTTGCCGCATCGTTCATTTTGGGGATTTTGGCCGTGCTATTTATCTCGAATGGGTTCGGTGCGAATGTGGATAAAGTGATTATTGGCGCCGTCATGCCGCTCGTGCCGGGACTGCATATCACCAATGCTGTGCGCGATCTGATGGCAGGGCACCTCGTCGCCGGCGTTTCCAAAGGGGTTGAATCCGTGCTGACCGCGTTTGCCATTGGTGCTGGCGTGGCAGTTGTGTTTGCGTTTTAAATCGGTAAAATCGCTTGTCAAATGTCGTCTGATTTTTGAAAGGAAGAATGCTTATGTTATTCACACAAATGGTGACGAGTTTCATTGCCGCAGCAGGTTTTGGGGTGATTTTCAACGCACCAAGACGGGTAATCATTCAGTGCGGCGCTGTCGGTATGGCCGGCTGGATTTTATACTATTTGCTATCGGATGGCGGGATGGATGTCGTTCCCGCGACGTTATTCGGGGCGATGCTTGCGGGAATTCTCAGCCAAATTTGCGCCAAGCTATTCAAAGTACCGGTCATCACGATTAGCGTATCCGGGATTATTCCGCTCGTACCAGGCGGGGCGTCCTATGATGCGATGCGGCATTTTGTTGAAAATGATTACCATATGGCTGTGCAGCTATCGGCCAAAGTCATGCTGCTGGCTGGAGCGATTGGCATGGGACTCATGTTTTCAGAAGTTGCCAATCAAACGATTAAAAAAATCCACGCAGCACGATCCCGGTCTACCTGACTTATAACCGCAGTCAAGCCCGGCCGTTTAGGCGAAAAATTGCCTGCTATTCCTCATGGGTAATGGCATCAATCAGCAGAACAATTGCCGTAATAATATGCATGGTTATACCGACGAATGGAATGACAGCAATAAATGACGTCACCATGCCTAAGATGCTTCCCGCCATACTTCCCTTGGCGTTGCGCGCAATCAGCAATGTAATAAAATGAGCAATGAACATGACAAACAAAATGCCCCAGGACGTGCTGAAAACAAACGCAGCACCAACGAATGGGAT from Lentibacillus cibarius carries:
- a CDS encoding DUF2935 domain-containing protein; this encodes MQFYYGNQMPLRVLDEAEFWKENGAEHTVVMRELVTNLEESFAETLKQWENVLETTHQHVKRFIESVVRSNNHVSPALYKQVLDLVSFCLQESQAFIQFCRQLKRESAAISGNHTAKVVIDHIIDESEYFIGVAQTILYEQY
- the galU gene encoding UTP--glucose-1-phosphate uridylyltransferase GalU — encoded protein: MQPIKKAIIPAAGLGTRFLPATKAMPKEMLPIVDKPTIEYIVDEAIKSGIEDIIIVTGKGKRAIEDHFDHSLELEDNLMQKEKFEQLERIRKSANVDIHYIRQKEPKGLGHAVWCARKFIGDDPFAILLGDDIIQSETPGLQQMIAEHDKTKSSIIGVKSVPDDETHRYGIIDPTGTADKLHQVKNFVEKPEQGTAPSNMAIIGRYILTPEIFDFLEGQKVGAGGEIQLTDAIQELNKNQRVFALEIEGNRYDVGERLSFIQTTIEIALTRDDLRGPLVEYLNELNQKLPKEVSQ
- a CDS encoding threonine/serine exporter family protein, which gives rise to MMDRVLIARVSMLAGKIMLESGAETYRVEDTMNRIASAFGLENVQSYATPTGIHFSVDFAEVTNFIRIQNRATDLHKIAEVNSISRDITSAKISINEALVKLNDVDRARLAFPFWMQIIAAALASGSFAIMFGGDWPDLFPATIAGGVGYAAMLGAAALVEVSFVAHFAASFILGILAVLFISNGFGANVDKVIIGAVMPLVPGLHITNAVRDLMAGHLVAGVSKGVESVLTAFAIGAGVAVVFAF
- a CDS encoding threonine/serine exporter family protein produces the protein MLFTQMVTSFIAAAGFGVIFNAPRRVIIQCGAVGMAGWILYYLLSDGGMDVVPATLFGAMLAGILSQICAKLFKVPVITISVSGIIPLVPGGASYDAMRHFVENDYHMAVQLSAKVMLLAGAIGMGLMFSEVANQTIKKIHAARSRST